In the Sebastes fasciatus isolate fSebFas1 chromosome 20, fSebFas1.pri, whole genome shotgun sequence genome, one interval contains:
- the LOC141758314 gene encoding NHL repeat-containing protein 3-like, whose protein sequence is MLMKKRGHTCLIASSMASFVVLMMVLYGTIVTQLPGSSSLRQDYQMLGRPLYKLDLGWPKNPELFTGDVFGVAVNQYAGVVYVAQRGDNVPKVLVFTTDGDFLMAWNTTTLEMPHGIFLADAASSNPTVWITDVGNGPYGHCIKQYSPSGNLLQVLGTRGKAGAGLNPLQFDQPAEIFVHDSGEIYIVDGDGGMNNRLIKLSKDKEVLWMHGEKGQGMAQFYIPHSVTVDNALRVWVADRGNKRIQVFNSITGDWLGTWGSCFTEDAPFSVRLTPDKKYFVVVQLNTNQISLLDAPPVGLIGQCTVVSVIQLADDVKPHLVDLDLKTGALYVAEIGAQQAQKFTPFSLGGSLL, encoded by the exons ATGCTGATGAAGAAGAGAGGCCATACGTGTTTGATAGCGTCCAGTATGGCTTCATTCGTTGTGCTCATGATGGTGCTGTACGGCACCATCGTCACCCAGCTGCCAGGCAGCTCCAGCCTCAGACAGGACTACCAGATGCTGGGCAGACCCCTCTACAAGCTGGACCTGGGCTGGCCCAAGAACCCGGAGCTCTTCACCGGGGACGTGTTCGGAGTGGCTGTCAACCAGTATGCTGGGGTGGTGTATGTGGCACAGAGAg GTGACAATGTGCCCAAGGTGCTGGTGTTCACCACGGATGGTGATTTCCTCATGGCCTGGAACACAACCACCCTGGAGATGCCTCACGGTATATTTTTAGCAGACGCCGCCTCGTCAAACCCCACCGTGTGGATCACAGACGTGGGCAACGGCCCGTACGGCCACTGCATCAAACAGTACTCACCGTCTGGGAACCTCCTACAG GTGCTTGGTACACGAGGGAAGGCAGGTGCCGGGTTGAACCCTCTGCAGTTCGACCAGCCGGCTGAGATCTTCGTCCACGACTCCGGAGAGATATACATCGTGGACGGCGACGGCGGGATGAACAACCGCCTCATCAAGCTGTCCAAAGATAAGGAGGTGTTGTGGATGCACGGAGAGAAAGGACAAGGCATGGCTCAGTTCTACATCCCCCACAGCGTGACCGTGGACAACGCCCTGAGGGTGTGGGTGGCCGACAGGGGGAATAAGAGGATCCAGGTCTTTAACTCCATCACCGGGGACTGGCTGGGGACGTGGGGGAGCTGCTTCACCGAGGACGCGCCCTTCTCCGTCCGCCTGACCCCGGACAAGAAGTACTTTGTCGTCGTCCAGCTCAACACCAACCAGATTTCGCTGCTGGATGCCCCACCGGTGGGATTGATCGGCCAGTGCACTGTGGTCAGTGTGATCCAGCTGGCCGATGACGTGAAGCCCCACCTGGTAGACCTGGACCTGAAGACGGGGGCCCTGTACGTGGCTGAGATCGGAGCTCAGCAGGCCCAGAAGTTCACCCCCTTCAGTCTGGGTGGAAGCCTCCTGTAG
- the nrbf2b gene encoding nuclear receptor-binding factor 2b: MTVRGGQRGVSCSVTRRSIESMEVVDSPLNLAHQQCRTADRLVVAGKYEEAISCHGKAADLLTNAMKTTQCEQARLSMELQRDSHIKQQRLIQERWKREARREATKARPGQVQPSSSPALLTQTQTAGQLQPHGSPGLSAAEGGGIREREYDTLLYQLQTRQTGGCQPLTPLCPGYKTTKDDKTRLEEQQTTIKDLRRLVDHLMDENQRLTTEKERLQSENVRLRSEAVEAVDFGERSELWVLPQAGGAMGTGGGQERKSTGKGKEIAIPQLPPLEMPAQEDLCLDDLPPLELPEDIQNELQELLDRDKLL, from the exons ATGACAGTCCGTGGGGGACAGAGAGGAGTTTCATGTAGTGTAACCCGTCGAAGTATCGAGTCCATGGAGGTCGTGGACAGCCCGCTGAATCTG GCTCATCAGCAGTGCAGGACGGCAGACCGTTTGGTAGTGGCTGGGAAGTATGAAGAGGCCATCTCCTGCCATGGAAAAGCAGCAG aTCTTTTGACAAATGCAATGAAGACAACACAGTGTGAGCAG GCTCGTCTGTCCATGGAGCTGCAGAGGGACAGTCATATCAAACAGCAGCGACTGATCCAAGAGCGCTGGAAGAGAGAGGCTCGTCGCGAGGCAACGAAGGCCCGACCCGGCCAGGTGCAGCCCTCCAGCAGCCCAGCCCTCCTTACCCAAACCCAGACCGCAGGCCAGCTGCAGCCCCACGGCTCCCCGGGCCTCTCGGCCGCAGAGGGGGGAGGAATCAGGGAGAGAGAGTACGACACCTTGCTCTACCAGCTTCAGACTCGGCAGACCGGAGGCTGCCAGCCTTTGACTCCACTGTGCCCCGGATATAAGACCACCAAAGACGACAAAACTCGCCTGGAAGAACAACAGACCACCATCAAGGACCTGCGGCGCCTGGTCGACCACCTGATGGATGAAAACCAGCGGCTGACGACCGAGAAGGAGCGGCTACAGTCGGAAAACGTCCGGCTGCGCTCCGAGGCAGTCGAGGCGGTGGACTTTGGGGAGCGCTCGGAGCTCTGGGTGCTGCCACAAGCAGGCGGCGCCATGGGAACAGGGGGTGGGCAGGAGAGGAAAAGCACGGGGAAGGGAAAGGAGATCGCAATCCCTCAGCTGCCACCGCTGGAGATGCCAGCTCAGGAAGATCTGTGTCTGGACGACCTGCCTCCTCTGGAGCTGCCAGAGGACATCCAGAATGAACTACAGGAGCTACTGGACAGGGACAAACTGTTATAA